A single region of the Zygotorulaspora mrakii chromosome 4, complete sequence genome encodes:
- the BMT6 gene encoding 25S rRNA (uracil2843-N3)-methyltransferase (similar to Saccharomyces cerevisiae YLR063W; ancestral locus Anc_8.30), which produces MSGHPKSSQLKVHHEDTVAPEDIVDLFKIAFIAELYSNDELADLQSQIQTVKADLYNRDYTSAFGNDSKRIAYCCRWSPSRATAYASLFAHLKEVSNVMRCTDGDKNILCVGGGAGGELVALASLFAPSRNFKAKYSKVATEKYSLNIHLVDISDWSNVVSRLSEAIRQRWLYAGESEFFNIQFSKQDILTSDHMTLGLAKLDFISLLFTTNELFAENKAQSIRLLQTFNQYCKSGCYLLITESAGSYSHITVGTKKFPIQFLIDTVLMGKRGEETNSPWTLVQESDSTWYRGDPQLDYPMKLENMRFFYRLYKKV; this is translated from the coding sequence ATGAGCGGACACCCAAAGTCATCACAATTGAAGGTGCATCACGAAGATACTGTTGCTCCAGAAGATATAGTTGActtattcaaaattgccTTTATTGCTGAGCTCTACAGCAACGATGAGCTTGCGGATTTACAATCTCAAATACAAACTGTAAAGGCAGACCTCTACAACAGGGACTATACTTCAGCATTTGGCAATGATTCCAAGAGAATAGCTTACTGTTGCAGGTGGTCCCCTTCCCGTGCAACGGCTTATGCATCATTATTTGCCCATTTGAAAGAAGTATCAAACGTGATGCGATGCACTGATGGcgataaaaatatattatGTGTCGGCGGTGGAGCTGGTGGAGAACTAGTAGCTTTGGCTAGTTTGTTCGCTCCCTCAAGGAATTTTAAGGCCAAGTACTCAAAAGTAGCCACTGAAAAGTACAGCTTAAACATCCATCTTGTTGATATCAGTGATTGGTCAAACGTTGTTAGTAGACTGTCCGAAGCAATACGACAAAGATGGCTTTATGCAGGTGaatcagaatttttcaacatacAATTTTCTAAGCAAGACATACTTACGTCAGATCATATGACGTTGGGTCTGGCAAAGCTGGATTTTATCTCTCTTTTATTTACTACAAATGAACTATTTGCCGAAAATAAGGCACAGAGCATCCGCCTGCTACAAACCTTCAATCAGTACTGCAAATCCGGATGCTATTTGCTGATAACAGAAAGTGCAGGTAGCTATTCTCATATCACTGTGGGTACTAAAAAGTTCCCAATTCAGTTTTTAATTGATACTGTTTTAATGGGTAAAAGAGGTGAAGAAACAAACTCTCCCTGGACTCTTGTGCAAGAGAGTGATAGCACATGGTACCGTGGAGATCCACAACTAGATTACCCCATGAAACTAGAGAATATGAGGTTTTTCTACCGGTTATATAAAAAGGTATAA
- the MOB2 gene encoding Mob2p (similar to Saccharomyces cerevisiae MOB2 (YFL034C- B); ancestral locus Anc_8.29) — protein MAFVTFVYNVLTTINYYDFSNRGFGRNSKKNKVQPPTVGNNASPPINNVYSSPHNSSSKLSLRRTHSPSRNSQHSFPTSQQQSNNVGENIPEKSESQQVMFLSEPFVRTALVKGSFKTIVQLPKYVDVGEWIALNVFELFTNLNQFYGVIAEYVSPDVYPTMNAGPHTDYLWLDANNRQVSLPASQYIDLALTWINNKVNDKNLFPTKSGLPFPQVFWRDVQRIMVQMFRIFAHIYHHHFDKIVHLSLEAHWNSFFAHFLSFSKEFNVIERKEMYPLLPLIENLESQGKIN, from the coding sequence ATGGCATTTGTTACCTTTGTTTACAATGTACtaacaacaataaattattatgatttttcaaacagaggatttggaagaaactCTAAAAAGAATAAGGTTCAGCCACCCACCGTGGGGAACAATGCATCACCACCGATAAACAACGTGTACTCTAGCCCGCATAATAGCAGCTCAAAGCTTTCATTACGAAGAACGCATTCGCCGTCGAGGAATTCTCAGCATAGCTTCCCAACGTCACAACAACAGTCAAATAATGTGGGAGAAAATATACCCGAAAAATCAGAGTCTCAGCAAGTAATGTTCTTAAGTGAACCCTTTGTGAGAACGGCGCTTGTGAAGGGATCATTCAAGACAATTGTACAACTTCCCAAATATGTCGATGTGGGTGAATGGATAGCATTAAACGTTTTCGAGCTCTTTACTAATTTGAATCAGTTCTATGGAGTAATAGCAGAGTACGTTTCACCAGATGTTTACCCAACCATGAATGCTGGACCTCACACGGATTACCTGTGGTTAGATGCCAATAATAGGCAAGTCTCCTTACCAGCAAGCCAATACATAGATCTGGCTTTAACGTGGATCAACAACAAGGTTAATGACAAAAATTTATTTCCTACCAAAAGTGGTTTACCATTTCCTCAAGTTTTCTGGAGAGATGTTCAGAGAATTATGGTACAAATGTTCAGGATCTTCGCACATATTTATCATCACCATTTTGACAAAATAGTTCATCTTTCCCTTGAAGCACATTggaattcattttttgcacactttttgagtttttccaaagagTTTAACGTCATCGAGAGAAAAGAGATGTATCCGCTATTACCTCTAATAGAAAATTTAGAAAGTCAGGGGAAAATAAATTAG